A genomic segment from Actinomycetota bacterium encodes:
- a CDS encoding Fic family protein — translation MAKGTTVATTGQGRRVEAFVPAPMPRAVDLPERVVRATERAMASLRRADDRLTRGFEPLARLLLRAEGVASSHIEGVRAPAVLVAVAEVDPGAADSTSAWVADNLAVVDASLAHARSGTALTADELHRWHRRLMSHGALSEELVGQFRRVQNWVGGATPRDAAYVPPPADQVGRLMRDLVRSVNTSKLDPVTLAAVVHAQFEAIHPYGDGNGRLGRVLIGWVLARRAGIAVPPPVSVFIARDTGRYLSGLTRWRQGDVAGWVGWVADAISRSADQVGELVATAEEVRGRWHSLLVGVRADAAARRLVDLIPEHLVVTAPMVADLLGVSPPTGRAAVEALATRGILVPLEVRATRPGRPPQWWMAADPIAAVGRSGW, via the coding sequence GTGGCGAAGGGGACGACGGTGGCGACGACGGGGCAGGGGCGGCGGGTCGAGGCCTTCGTCCCGGCGCCGATGCCGCGAGCGGTTGACCTTCCCGAACGTGTCGTGCGGGCGACCGAGCGGGCGATGGCGTCACTAAGGCGGGCCGACGATCGCCTTACCCGCGGCTTCGAGCCGTTGGCCCGGCTGCTGTTGCGGGCCGAGGGTGTGGCTTCCTCCCACATCGAAGGGGTGCGGGCGCCGGCAGTGCTCGTCGCCGTGGCCGAGGTGGACCCAGGTGCAGCCGACTCCACTTCGGCATGGGTCGCCGACAACCTGGCCGTCGTAGACGCCTCGCTCGCGCACGCACGTTCCGGCACAGCGCTGACCGCCGACGAACTGCACCGCTGGCACCGCCGGCTCATGAGCCATGGTGCACTGTCCGAGGAGCTTGTGGGCCAGTTCCGGCGGGTGCAGAACTGGGTGGGCGGCGCCACCCCTCGCGACGCGGCCTACGTGCCCCCACCGGCGGACCAGGTCGGTCGGCTGATGCGCGACCTCGTGCGGTCGGTCAACACCAGCAAGCTCGACCCGGTCACGCTGGCGGCGGTGGTCCACGCCCAGTTCGAGGCTATTCACCCCTATGGCGATGGCAACGGGCGGCTGGGCCGCGTTCTGATCGGCTGGGTGCTCGCTCGCCGCGCCGGTATCGCAGTGCCCCCCCCGGTCAGCGTGTTCATTGCCCGCGATACCGGTCGCTACCTCTCAGGTCTGACCCGGTGGCGCCAGGGCGATGTCGCGGGTTGGGTCGGTTGGGTGGCCGACGCGATCAGCCGTTCGGCCGACCAGGTCGGCGAGCTGGTGGCCACGGCCGAGGAGGTGCGCGGGCGCTGGCACAGCCTGCTCGTGGGGGTCCGGGCCGACGCGGCCGCCCGACGGCTTGTCGATCTGATCCCTGAACACCTGGTCGTGACCGCACCGATGGTCGCCGATCTGCTCGGGGTGTCCCCGCCGACTGGGCGGGCGGCCGTCGAGGCCTTGGCGACGAGGGGCATCCTGGTGCCCCTCGAGGTTCGAGCCACCAGGCCAGGGCGACCTCCGCAGTGGTGGATGGCAGCCGATCCCATCGCCGCCGTCGGCCGCTCCGGTTGGTAA
- a CDS encoding nitroreductase family protein — protein MDLELVVSRRRMVRNFQPTPLRPADVDRLVGTALRGPSAGFTQGLDLLVLEGPAQTGRYWDATLPEPRRAGFAWPGLLHAPLLIVFFAHPQAYAERYAEPDKGQGAPFPVPWWHVDAAFGAMLVLLAAVDLGLGALFFRTHRPPAVRAEFGVPTGYEPTGTVAVGHPAPGRPSSSQSRPRRPLTDATHHGHW, from the coding sequence ATGGACCTTGAACTGGTGGTGTCCCGGCGGCGAATGGTGCGCAACTTCCAGCCCACCCCCCTGCGCCCGGCGGACGTCGACCGGCTGGTCGGGACGGCCCTGCGGGGACCGTCGGCCGGGTTCACCCAAGGCCTCGACCTGCTCGTCCTCGAGGGCCCCGCCCAGACGGGCCGCTACTGGGACGCCACCCTGCCCGAGCCCCGCCGGGCCGGATTTGCGTGGCCGGGGCTGCTGCACGCACCCCTTCTGATCGTGTTCTTCGCCCACCCACAGGCCTATGCCGAGCGCTACGCCGAGCCCGACAAGGGCCAGGGCGCGCCGTTCCCGGTGCCGTGGTGGCACGTCGACGCCGCCTTCGGGGCCATGCTCGTCCTGCTGGCGGCCGTCGACCTGGGCCTCGGCGCCCTGTTCTTCCGCACCCACCGCCCGCCCGCCGTCCGGGCCGAGTTCGGCGTGCCCACCGGCTACGAGCCCACCGGGACGGTGGCCGTCGGCCACCCCGCCCCCGGCCGCCCCTCGTCCTCCCAGTCCCGCCCCCGCCGCCCCCTGACCGACGCCACCCACCACGGCCACTGGTGA
- a CDS encoding ATP-binding cassette domain-containing protein — MAWAVEAQQLVKRFTGRTGTVDAVRGVDLQVEQGGIFGFLGPNGAGKSTTVRMLTTLMTITSGTARVAGIDVAADPDAARRAIGVALQEAGLDNRQSGRELLVLQGRLFGLAPAAAAERAAELLELVELVDAADRRVKGYSGGMKRRLDLASALVHQPEVLFLDEPTTGLDPASRLTVWDEVRRINSLGTTVFLTTQYLEEADQLCSRLAIIDDGLIVREGTPAELKADLRRRRNLDADPTLDEVFLDATGRTRERVAGQVQEVE; from the coding sequence GTGGCGTGGGCGGTGGAAGCACAGCAACTGGTCAAGCGGTTCACGGGGCGGACGGGCACGGTCGACGCCGTGCGGGGGGTCGACCTCCAGGTCGAACAAGGCGGGATCTTCGGCTTCCTGGGCCCCAACGGCGCCGGCAAGTCGACCACCGTGCGCATGCTGACCACGCTGATGACGATCACCTCGGGCACGGCCCGGGTGGCGGGCATCGACGTGGCCGCCGACCCCGACGCCGCCCGCCGGGCCATCGGTGTGGCCCTGCAGGAGGCCGGCCTCGACAACCGCCAGAGCGGCCGCGAGCTCCTGGTCCTCCAGGGCCGGCTGTTCGGGCTGGCGCCGGCGGCGGCCGCCGAGCGGGCGGCCGAGCTGCTGGAGCTGGTCGAGCTGGTCGACGCCGCCGACCGGCGGGTTAAGGGCTACTCGGGGGGCATGAAGCGCCGCCTCGACCTGGCCTCGGCCCTCGTCCACCAGCCCGAGGTGCTGTTCCTCGACGAGCCCACCACCGGCCTCGACCCCGCCAGCCGCCTCACGGTGTGGGACGAGGTGCGGCGCATCAACTCCCTGGGCACGACCGTGTTCCTCACGACCCAGTACCTCGAGGAGGCCGACCAGCTCTGCAGCCGGCTGGCCATCATCGACGACGGCCTGATCGTGCGCGAGGGCACCCCTGCCGAGCTCAAGGCCGACCTGCGCCGGCGCCGCAACCTCGACGCCGACCCGACCCTCGACGAGGTGTTCCTCGACGCCACCGGCCGCACCCGCGAGCGGGTGGCCGGCCAGGTCCAGGAGGTGGAGTGA
- a CDS encoding ABC transporter permease, with product MNQLRALAGRAVRETLRSPDAVLPTVFIPLFFLVVNVGQAARIFPAGGTPFLEGQNYAAFQLPAAILLAASFGGAALFLVEDIEGGYFDKLRAAPVSRSAIVLGRLIAEGLKSMAIAALIVLVALPFGIRVASGPIGFVLLVTLAAGWAVVFSGFMQLIALKTRSAAATQSGSLIFFPLLFLTPNFVPRELLTRPMEVAATFNPVTYIMEGLRSLVLEDFNWTRIGRGYLVVAVLGAVMVALSVRTIRNYD from the coding sequence GTGAACCAGCTCCGGGCCCTGGCCGGGCGGGCCGTGCGCGAGACCCTGCGCTCGCCCGACGCCGTGCTGCCCACGGTGTTCATCCCCCTGTTCTTCCTGGTCGTCAACGTGGGCCAGGCGGCCCGGATCTTCCCGGCCGGCGGCACCCCGTTCCTCGAGGGGCAGAACTACGCCGCCTTCCAGCTCCCGGCCGCCATCTTGCTGGCCGCGTCGTTCGGGGGAGCCGCCCTGTTCCTGGTGGAGGACATCGAAGGGGGCTACTTCGACAAGCTGCGGGCCGCCCCCGTGTCCCGGTCGGCCATCGTGCTCGGCCGCCTCATCGCCGAGGGGCTCAAGAGCATGGCCATCGCCGCCCTGATCGTGCTGGTCGCCCTTCCCTTCGGCATCAGGGTGGCCAGCGGGCCCATCGGCTTCGTGCTGCTGGTGACCCTGGCCGCCGGGTGGGCGGTGGTGTTCTCGGGGTTCATGCAGCTCATCGCCCTCAAGACCCGCAGCGCCGCCGCCACCCAGTCGGGGTCGCTGATCTTCTTCCCCCTGCTGTTCCTGACCCCCAACTTCGTCCCCCGCGAGCTGCTGACCAGGCCCATGGAGGTGGCGGCCACGTTCAACCCCGTCACCTACATCATGGAGGGCCTGCGCTCGCTGGTGCTGGAGGACTTCAACTGGACGCGCATCGGGCGGGGCTACCTGGTGGTGGCCGTTCTCGGGGCCGTCATGGTCGCCCTCAGCGTGAGGACGATCCGCAACTACGACTGA
- the dnaE gene encoding DNA polymerase III subunit alpha — translation MPDSFAHLHVHTEYSMLDGASRVRDLVAAAVADGQRAIGITDHGNMYGALDFYKACRDAGVNPVIGIEAYQAAESRFERPVRRGRMDDGGGEGAEGEKLYYHLCLLAETTEGYRNLIKLSSAAYLEGYFYKPRVDWELLERHSQGVIATTGCLGGLVLQALLRGDEAGALALAGRFQDIFGRDNLFVELQDHGLAKQHRTNPQLVDIARRLRAPLLATNDSHYTHPEDHVAQDALLCVQTGAAIDDPKRFRFESDQHWLKSAAEMRSLFAEVPEACDNTLWVAERANVEIEFGRTELPVFPLPEGFTTDDGYLRHLTLVGAYERYGDPVPAEVAQRLDYELGVISEMGLSAYFIVVWDLIRHARERGIRVGPGRGSAAGCCAAYCLRIVDLDPIRYGLLFDAFLNTGRREMPDIDMDFDERYRAEMIRYASEKYGADHVAQIVTFSTIKARAAVRDASRVLGYPYAVGDKIAKLMPPLVMGRDTPLHACLELTPGYEDGFKVATDLRALYETDPDARKVVDVAKGLEGLRRQDGIHAAAVVITRDPLTEYLPIQRKPEPGGDPANAPVVTQYEMHGVAALGLLKMDFLGLRNLTVIERALDLIELSTGVRPDIDNVPLDDGKVFAMLQAGESIGVFQLEGGPMRALMRSLAPTAFEDIGALVALYRPGPMAANMHNDFADRKNGRQQVTGPHPEFCEVLADTYGLLIYQEGLLKVAERFAGYSAYEGDVLRKACGKKVRSLMAAEREKFVAACDANGYGADLGNKLFDIIEPFADYAFRKSHAYCYGMVAYQTAWLKANYPVEYLAALLTSVKDDKDKTAVYLAECRNRRITVAVPDVNRSASEFTALDGTILFGMSAVRNVGEGLVGLIVAEREANGPFADFYDFCSRVDPMVLNKRSIESLIKAGGFDSLGHPRAGLLHVFERIIDSTLARRREQEQGIMSLFGDLGGFGGGGAAGGGAAAAVHDERVAIPDTEFDGPRKLAFEKEMLGLYVSSHPLLGVAGALRRMTEATIAELRECRDGECKWVGGVVTALTVKFTKRGDRMAVFTLEDLDSAIEVMVFPRTMTEYGTLLADDAIVAVKGRLDLKEEPAKIICLEVKRPDLSDGDDPPVRIKLAAGSLTDSVVGRLKAVLLEHPGGTPVFLHLDKTVLRLPDELRVDSRNGLFAELRVLLGPNGLVV, via the coding sequence TCAACCCGGTCATCGGCATCGAGGCCTACCAGGCGGCCGAGAGCCGCTTCGAGCGGCCGGTGCGCCGGGGCCGCATGGACGACGGGGGCGGCGAGGGGGCCGAGGGCGAGAAGCTCTACTACCACCTGTGCCTGCTGGCCGAGACCACCGAGGGTTACCGCAACCTCATCAAGCTGTCGTCGGCCGCCTACCTCGAGGGCTACTTCTACAAGCCCAGGGTCGACTGGGAGCTGCTGGAGCGCCACAGCCAGGGGGTGATCGCCACCACCGGCTGCCTGGGCGGGCTGGTCCTCCAGGCCCTGCTCAGGGGCGACGAGGCCGGCGCCCTGGCCCTGGCCGGCCGCTTCCAGGACATCTTCGGGCGCGACAACCTGTTCGTCGAGCTCCAGGACCACGGCCTGGCCAAGCAGCACCGCACCAACCCCCAGCTGGTCGACATCGCCCGCCGGCTGCGGGCCCCGCTGCTGGCCACCAACGACAGCCACTACACCCACCCTGAGGACCACGTGGCCCAGGACGCCCTGCTGTGCGTCCAGACGGGGGCGGCCATCGACGACCCCAAGCGCTTCCGGTTCGAGAGCGACCAGCACTGGCTGAAGTCGGCGGCCGAGATGCGCTCGCTGTTCGCCGAGGTGCCCGAGGCGTGCGACAACACCCTGTGGGTCGCCGAGCGGGCCAACGTCGAGATCGAGTTCGGGCGCACGGAGCTGCCCGTCTTCCCCCTGCCCGAGGGGTTCACCACCGACGACGGCTACCTGCGCCACCTCACCCTGGTCGGGGCCTACGAGCGCTACGGCGACCCCGTGCCCGCCGAGGTGGCACAGCGGCTCGACTACGAGCTCGGCGTGATCTCCGAGATGGGCCTGTCGGCCTACTTCATTGTGGTCTGGGACCTCATCCGCCACGCCCGTGAACGGGGCATCCGGGTGGGGCCGGGGCGGGGGTCGGCCGCCGGGTGCTGCGCGGCCTACTGCCTACGCATTGTCGACCTCGACCCCATCCGCTACGGCCTGCTGTTCGACGCCTTCCTGAACACCGGCCGGCGGGAGATGCCCGACATCGACATGGACTTCGACGAGCGTTACAGGGCGGAGATGATCCGCTATGCCTCCGAGAAGTACGGCGCCGACCACGTGGCCCAGATCGTCACCTTCTCGACGATCAAGGCCCGGGCGGCGGTGCGCGACGCCTCGCGCGTGCTGGGTTACCCCTACGCCGTGGGGGACAAGATCGCCAAGTTGATGCCCCCTCTGGTCATGGGCCGCGACACACCCCTGCACGCCTGCTTGGAGCTGACCCCGGGCTACGAGGACGGCTTCAAGGTGGCCACCGACCTGCGGGCGCTCTATGAGACCGACCCCGACGCCCGCAAGGTCGTCGACGTGGCCAAGGGCCTCGAAGGCCTGCGCCGCCAGGACGGCATCCACGCGGCGGCCGTGGTCATCACCCGGGACCCGCTGACCGAGTACCTGCCCATCCAGCGCAAGCCCGAGCCCGGCGGCGACCCCGCCAACGCGCCCGTGGTCACCCAGTACGAGATGCACGGCGTGGCCGCCCTCGGGTTGCTGAAGATGGACTTCCTGGGCCTGCGCAACCTCACGGTCATCGAGCGGGCCCTCGACCTCATCGAGCTGAGCACCGGGGTGAGGCCCGACATCGACAACGTCCCCCTCGACGACGGCAAGGTCTTCGCCATGCTCCAGGCGGGGGAGTCGATCGGGGTGTTCCAGCTCGAGGGCGGCCCCATGCGGGCCCTGATGCGGTCTCTGGCCCCGACCGCCTTCGAGGACATCGGCGCGCTCGTCGCCCTGTACCGCCCCGGCCCCATGGCGGCCAACATGCACAACGACTTCGCCGACCGCAAGAACGGCCGCCAGCAGGTCACCGGCCCCCACCCCGAGTTCTGCGAGGTGCTGGCCGACACCTACGGCCTGCTCATCTACCAGGAGGGCCTGCTCAAGGTGGCCGAGCGCTTCGCCGGCTACTCCGCCTACGAGGGGGACGTGCTCCGGAAGGCTTGCGGGAAGAAGGTCCGCTCGCTGATGGCCGCCGAGCGCGAGAAGTTCGTGGCCGCATGTGATGCCAACGGCTATGGGGCCGATCTAGGTAACAAGCTGTTCGACATCATCGAGCCATTTGCTGACTATGCGTTCCGCAAGTCCCACGCCTACTGCTATGGAATGGTCGCGTACCAGACTGCGTGGTTGAAGGCCAATTACCCCGTCGAGTACTTGGCGGCACTGCTGACCAGCGTCAAGGACGACAAGGACAAGACGGCCGTCTATCTGGCCGAGTGCCGCAACCGGCGGATCACGGTGGCCGTACCCGACGTGAACCGGTCGGCCTCGGAGTTCACGGCCCTCGACGGCACGATCCTGTTCGGCATGTCGGCGGTGCGTAACGTGGGCGAGGGCCTGGTAGGGCTGATCGTGGCCGAGCGGGAGGCCAACGGCCCGTTCGCCGACTTCTACGACTTCTGCTCGCGGGTCGACCCGATGGTGCTCAACAAGCGCTCCATCGAGTCGCTAATCAAAGCCGGCGGGTTCGACTCGCTGGGCCATCCCCGGGCCGGGCTGCTGCACGTCTTCGAGCGCATCATCGACTCCACCCTGGCCCGCCGCCGCGAGCAGGAGCAGGGCATCATGAGCCTGTTCGGCGACCTGGGCGGCTTCGGCGGCGGGGGGGCAGCCGGCGGGGGGGCGGCCGCCGCGGTGCACGACGAGCGGGTGGCCATCCCCGACACGGAGTTCGACGGCCCCCGCAAGCTGGCCTTCGAGAAGGAGATGCTGGGCCTCTACGTGAGCAGCCACCCCCTGCTGGGGGTGGCAGGCGCCCTGCGGCGGATGACCGAGGCCACCATCGCCGAGCTGCGGGAGTGCCGCGACGGGGAGTGCAAGTGGGTGGGCGGGGTGGTGACCGCGCTGACCGTCAAGTTCACCAAGCGGGGCGACCGCATGGCCGTGTTCACCCTCGAGGACCTCGACTCGGCCATCGAGGTCATGGTCTTCCCCCGGACGATGACCGAGTACGGCACGCTGCTGGCTGACGACGCCATCGTGGCCGTCAAGGGCCGTCTCGACCTCAAGGAGGAGCCGGCCAAGATCATCTGCCTGGAGGTCAAGCGCCCCGACCTCAGCGACGGTGACGACCCCCCGGTGCGGATCAAGCTCGCGGCAGGCTCACTAACAGATAGCGTGGTGGGCAGGTTGAAGGCCGTCCTCTTGGAGCACCCGGGGGGAACACCGGTCTTCCTTCATCTGGACAAGACAGTGCTCCGCCTACCGGACGAGCTCCGGGTGGACTCACGCAACGGGCTGTTCGCCGAGTTGCGCGTTCTGCTCGGACCGAATGGACTAGTGGTCTGA